The DNA region CGGGCCGAGCGACTCGGCCGCCGGCTCGCTGCCCATCTCGCGCTGCGCCTCCGCGTACAGCAGCAGCAGCGCCGAGGTGTGCCGGTTGGCCGCCTCCATGTTGGCCGACTCGACCGCCGAGTCGAGCCCGCGCAGCTCCGCCAGGATCCGCTGGGCCAGGGCCGGCGAGACCAGGTTCTGGTTCACGTAGACGTTGCACATGGTGAGCATCCGGAAGGTGTGCCCGAGCGAGTCGCACAGCTCGTCCGCGCGGGCGGCTGCGGCCATCGCGCCCTCCCAGTCGGCCGCCTCGCGACGCAGCCGCAGCTCCGCCGCCACCGAGCGGAGCCGGTCCAGGTCGCTCGGGTCGAGGTGCTTCTCGCAGTAGTGCAGGAACAGGCTCAGGTAGGCCTCCGAACCGCGCACCCAGCGCTGGGCCTTGAGCTGGCGCTGCGCCCGCTCCAGCGCCTCGTCCACCGACTGGCCCCGGCTCTGGCCGGCGGCCAGGTCGTCGAGGGTGTCCATCAGCCGCTGCGCGTCGCGCAGTTCGGCTTCGGTGAGCTCGGTCCCCCAGCGGTCGGTGAAGCTCTCGATCTGCCGCTGCTGCTCCTCGACCTGCACCTTGAGCTCGGGGTCGAGGGTGACCCGTTCCAGCTTGACGGTCTTCTCGCCGCCGCCCTGGATGCGCACCGAGAGGGTGATCGTGCGGTCCCGGTCGAGGCCGAAGGAGACGTCGATGGGGGTGCGGCCGCCCAGGCCGGCGGGCAGGCGCAGGGTGAGGTGCCCGATCAGCTCGTTCCGCTGGGCGGTCTCGTGCTCGCCCTCGTAGACGGCGACTTCGAGCCGCTGGCGCCCGCCGCCGGATACCACGAACTGCCGGCTGACCGGCGAACTCGTCGGGTAGCTGGTGTTCTTGGGGATGATGACGGCCAGCCGGCCGTCGTTGAGCTCGATGCCGAGGTTCTTCGGGGTGATGTCGAAGGGGTTGGTGACCTGCATCAGCTCGCCGCAGCCCGTACAGACCTCCACGCCGGGCGGGTTGACGATGCCGCAGGAGGCGCAGCGCAGGCCCACGTCCTCGGACGCTGTGGAGGCCACCCTGGTGTTCCCGGAGGCGGCGGAGTTCAGTGCCTCGCCGCAGAGTTCGCAGGAGGTGACGCCGGGGGCGGCCGGGGTGCCGCAGCGGGGGCAGTTGTCGGTGCGGACGACGGTGGCCGCCCGGGAGGCGGCCGGGGCCGCGCCGCCGCCCGGACCTCCGGTGGCCTGGCCGCACTTGGGGCACTCGGCGGCCGCGGTGTCCACCGGGATGTGGCAGCCGGTGCAGGAGACCCGGTCGCCGCCGAGCAGCGAGTGCGCGCAGTTGGAGCAGGCCGAGGCGGCCAGGTCCGCGGGGGCCCGGCATTCGGGGCACTCGACCTCGCCGACCAGCGCGGACTGCACGGCCGCGCCGAGTGCCACGCACTGCATCGGGTTGACGCCGCGGCGGACCCGCCGGGGCCCGAACACCTCGCCGAGGCGGCGCGCCACCAGCGGGATGGAGGTGGAGCCGCCGACCAGCAGCACCTCGTCGATGTCCCCGACGGTGAGGTTGGCCTGCATGATGGCCTTGTGGGTGAGTTCGATGGTGCGCTCGATCTGGGCCTCGATCAGTTCCTCGAAGCGGGAGCGCTCGAACTCCGTCTCCAGGACCAGCTGGCCGGCGCCGAG from Kitasatospora sp. NBC_00458 includes:
- a CDS encoding Hsp70 family protein is translated as MYRTLGIDLGTTNSVVAHLRRGEPEIVFNRQNQEATPSVVGRGRKGELLVGSTARSRLALDGENVIRSVKRFMGRKFKDPQVQAALGELDYRVTAGADGDVNVWFDGRSYTPIEISAIILHRLKEDAEQRFGEPFHRAVITVPAYFGERQVAATQEAGRMAGLHVLRVINEPTAAALAYGITAEAGIDGRTVLVYDLGGGTFDISILLLVPGSVSVLGIEGDNLLGGDDFDRAITTALLDDIRAEYGSDYQPDLRDRPKIASTAETVKIELSHQESSEVILPGLGAGQLVLETEFERSRFEELIEAQIERTIELTHKAIMQANLTVGDIDEVLLVGGSTSIPLVARRLGEVFGPRRVRRGVNPMQCVALGAAVQSALVGEVECPECRAPADLAASACSNCAHSLLGGDRVSCTGCHIPVDTAAAECPKCGQATGGPGGGAAPAASRAATVVRTDNCPRCGTPAAPGVTSCELCGEALNSAASGNTRVASTASEDVGLRCASCGIVNPPGVEVCTGCGELMQVTNPFDITPKNLGIELNDGRLAVIIPKNTSYPTSSPVSRQFVVSGGGRQRLEVAVYEGEHETAQRNELIGHLTLRLPAGLGGRTPIDVSFGLDRDRTITLSVRIQGGGEKTVKLERVTLDPELKVQVEEQQRQIESFTDRWGTELTEAELRDAQRLMDTLDDLAAGQSRGQSVDEALERAQRQLKAQRWVRGSEAYLSLFLHYCEKHLDPSDLDRLRSVAAELRLRREAADWEGAMAAAARADELCDSLGHTFRMLTMCNVYVNQNLVSPALAQRILAELRGLDSAVESANMEAANRHTSALLLLYAEAQREMGSEPAAESLGPVRPEEAGPR